The following are encoded in a window of Methanomassiliicoccales archaeon genomic DNA:
- the ftsZ gene encoding cell division protein FtsZ encodes MVNSLVKHALEVSKTLGNNSQAGQMPAEGSSDVDEELRRIAAQMDVCIKIIGCGGGGSNTINRCVDAGISGAQLCAINTDAKHLLTIRAPKKILIGRTATRGLGAGAIPEVGEQAARENELEIREYLRGANIVFVTAGMGGGTGTGAAHFVARIAKESLQALTIGVVTLPFKAEGTVRMENALAGLDKLRRVCDTTIVIPNDKLLELVPKLPIEAAFKVADEVLMQTMKGLTEIITKPGLVNLDYSDIQTVMREGGISFVGIGESNDDEDRVEAAVKEALTSPLLGEIDLKDAKGALIRVVGGPDMTVAEAQRAAEIVTNSVNERARIIWGCSIEPELKGTIKVLLIVTGARSKYMLGRSDYDYEDKLVDELAPRSRGKSRRIEDDDGIDFVR; translated from the coding sequence ATGGTTAATTCGTTGGTTAAGCATGCATTAGAAGTATCAAAGACTCTGGGTAATAATTCGCAGGCGGGGCAAATGCCCGCGGAAGGTTCTTCGGATGTTGACGAGGAGCTACGTCGAATTGCCGCTCAAATGGATGTATGCATTAAGATTATTGGTTGCGGTGGCGGCGGCTCCAATACCATAAATAGATGCGTTGATGCTGGCATCAGCGGTGCGCAATTGTGTGCGATCAATACTGATGCTAAGCACCTGTTAACGATCAGAGCGCCAAAGAAGATACTTATCGGTAGAACCGCAACAAGGGGTCTCGGTGCAGGTGCCATACCTGAGGTTGGTGAACAGGCAGCCCGAGAAAATGAACTTGAAATCAGGGAATATTTGAGGGGTGCCAATATCGTCTTCGTCACCGCGGGAATGGGCGGTGGAACCGGTACTGGCGCTGCACATTTCGTTGCGAGAATCGCTAAGGAATCCCTCCAAGCCCTTACTATCGGAGTTGTAACCTTGCCGTTTAAGGCTGAAGGAACGGTGAGAATGGAAAACGCGTTAGCTGGACTTGACAAGTTGCGCCGTGTTTGTGACACGACAATAGTAATTCCAAATGATAAGTTGCTTGAGCTTGTGCCTAAGTTACCAATCGAGGCTGCCTTCAAAGTTGCGGATGAAGTCTTGATGCAAACTATGAAGGGTCTGACGGAGATAATTACGAAACCTGGCTTGGTGAACCTTGACTATAGTGATATCCAAACTGTTATGAGGGAAGGCGGAATATCTTTCGTTGGCATCGGCGAATCAAATGATGATGAAGATCGGGTCGAAGCTGCAGTCAAGGAAGCGCTCACTTCGCCGTTACTTGGAGAAATTGACCTGAAGGACGCTAAGGGAGCATTGATCAGAGTTGTCGGTGGTCCTGACATGACTGTTGCAGAGGCTCAAAGAGCAGCGGAGATCGTCACAAATAGCGTCAATGAAAGGGCAAGAATAATCTGGGGTTGCTCAATCGAACCTGAGCTGAAGGGTACAATAAAAGTCTTGCTCATTGTAACTGGTGCAAGATCTAAATATATGCTCGGTCGAAGCGATTACGATTATGAGGATAAGCTGGTTGATGAATTGGCACCTAGATCGAGGGGGAAATCTCGTCGCATAGAGGACGACGACGGGATTGATTTCGTGCGTTGA
- a CDS encoding PHP-associated domain-containing protein — translation MKVDLHIHSIYSGDSKLEVEDIAARCKALGIKGFAIVDHNSIEGSIRAMNMRKNDIIVLPGIEITCSTGHVIGYGITELIPRDMSVEETIEYIHDSGGIAVAPHPYRWWSGIGAKEILKNKFDAIETINARSSFRSNDKAANLRAIIGCAETGGSDAHSLRQIGAASTIFSDNCEDADDLILEILEKSTRAEGSSRKPLGTIGYGVKCISEWVTRGMRRL, via the coding sequence ATGAAGGTTGATTTGCACATTCATTCGATTTACTCAGGGGATTCCAAACTTGAAGTTGAAGATATTGCAGCAAGATGTAAAGCTCTTGGAATTAAGGGATTTGCGATTGTCGATCACAATTCTATAGAAGGATCTATACGCGCTATGAATATGAGAAAGAATGATATCATTGTACTCCCAGGAATCGAAATAACATGTAGTACAGGCCACGTAATTGGGTATGGCATTACTGAGCTAATACCGCGCGATATGAGTGTTGAAGAAACAATAGAGTATATTCATGATAGCGGTGGCATCGCGGTTGCACCTCACCCATACAGATGGTGGTCAGGCATTGGAGCGAAAGAAATTCTCAAGAATAAATTCGATGCAATTGAGACCATAAATGCGAGATCATCGTTCCGATCCAATGATAAGGCAGCTAATCTTCGCGCGATTATCGGTTGTGCTGAGACGGGCGGCAGCGATGCACACTCGTTACGTCAAATTGGGGCAGCTTCTACGATTTTTTCTGATAATTGCGAGGACGCCGATGATCTGATTTTGGAAATTCTAGAGAAAAGCACAAGAGCAGAAGGGAGTTCAAGAAAACCATTAGGTACTATCGGGTATGGAGTAAAATGCATTTCAGAATGGGTCACAAGAGGGATGAGAAGGCTCTGA
- a CDS encoding roadblock/LC7 domain-containing protein — translation MAELSQIRNVLDEIKRIDHVLDVSLVSRGGMYITGDPPRGVHQETFAAMAAIIIGAAETTSAELKDTLNKVVLHLSGRNLILTGAGPRYLIALATDPSADINKIATDAKEKIAKVESSL, via the coding sequence ATGGCTGAATTATCTCAGATTCGAAATGTTTTAGACGAAATTAAGAGGATCGATCATGTCTTGGATGTTTCATTAGTATCAAGAGGTGGAATGTATATAACAGGAGATCCGCCACGAGGCGTGCACCAGGAAACATTTGCCGCCATGGCGGCTATAATTATTGGAGCTGCAGAAACAACTTCAGCTGAACTCAAGGATACTTTGAATAAAGTCGTGCTTCATCTTTCGGGAAGAAATCTCATATTGACAGGCGCAGGACCACGATATCTCATCGCTCTCGCGACGGATCCTTCTGCCGATATCAATAAAATTGCCACCGACGCCAAAGAGAAAATTGCAAAAGTGGAATCATCGCTATGA
- a CDS encoding class I tRNA ligase family protein, producing MYVWKRYHHEAMVRFSLHRIFAPAEKKATEGMKIEKILVRSLKSPLASERKRLEKRILRHGVKDPYEMIAILLKYYHHPNDKVQKSVRHCLSELTKSRIGMDAVLNNIIHPSREVRRAVLAFLGERAGIHAITYASFYEQTLLLAAMARNKDIPVDDIEALAEVSKQTFLDGEVIEAIKDISSCLEFVKHRYRSAEQLRSYIVDILRMAPDLTRIGVFGGAIEESLKKAVKASRSRRYDETREIIEERMKEATIRNELLRIGKIVNEIVTERPNMPPAELAGADVWVISRLHELVDSVTSSTVTGKRSEAIEALRAFLEDEFLAYYDDNFKKRIENKDRSAVFTLYTIGIVCLKLSSGFMQSSSEDIYQRYFRKFEGEPSIHLVMWPEIVMQIIG from the coding sequence ATGTATGTCTGGAAGCGATATCATCACGAGGCTATGGTACGCTTTTCGTTGCATCGGATTTTTGCGCCCGCGGAAAAGAAAGCAACTGAGGGAATGAAAATTGAGAAAATTTTGGTTCGATCGCTGAAATCTCCTCTCGCATCTGAGCGGAAACGCCTTGAAAAAAGAATTTTGCGACATGGAGTAAAAGATCCCTATGAGATGATTGCCATATTGCTGAAATATTACCATCATCCGAATGATAAGGTGCAGAAGAGCGTTCGCCACTGTCTGTCAGAGCTTACAAAATCACGGATCGGCATGGATGCCGTGCTGAACAATATCATCCATCCAAGTAGAGAAGTACGCAGGGCTGTCTTGGCGTTCCTTGGCGAACGCGCGGGTATTCATGCAATCACATACGCGTCTTTTTACGAGCAAACACTTCTACTGGCAGCGATGGCAAGGAATAAGGATATTCCAGTGGATGATATCGAGGCGCTTGCTGAAGTGTCTAAGCAGACTTTCCTTGATGGGGAAGTCATCGAGGCGATTAAGGACATCTCATCTTGTCTAGAATTTGTCAAGCATAGATATCGAAGCGCTGAGCAACTCAGGTCATACATTGTTGACATTTTGAGGATGGCTCCAGACCTCACAAGGATAGGTGTTTTTGGCGGAGCAATTGAGGAATCGCTAAAGAAGGCTGTTAAGGCAAGCAGATCAAGAAGATATGATGAAACAAGAGAAATCATTGAAGAACGCATGAAAGAAGCAACTATTCGAAATGAACTTCTTCGGATCGGCAAGATTGTGAACGAGATTGTTACAGAAAGGCCAAATATGCCTCCTGCGGAACTCGCTGGTGCTGATGTCTGGGTAATTTCAAGACTGCATGAGCTCGTGGATTCCGTTACTTCAAGCACGGTAACTGGAAAGAGATCGGAAGCGATCGAAGCGCTCAGAGCATTTCTCGAAGATGAATTTTTAGCATATTACGATGACAATTTTAAGAAGCGCATCGAAAATAAAGATCGATCAGCTGTCTTCACACTTTACACGATTGGCATAGTTTGTTTGAAGCTTTCATCTGGGTTTATGCAATCATCAAGCGAGGACATATACCAACGCTATTTTAGAAAATTTGAAGGGGAACCGAGCATTCATCTTGTGATGTGGCCTGAAATCGTGATGCAAATCATCGGGTAA